One Candidatus Brocadiia bacterium DNA segment encodes these proteins:
- a CDS encoding nucleotidyltransferase family protein: protein MPVLKPFPEQERNWVVARNVIIYRELEKILPALDRSGLKAIVLSGAALAATVYPDMSYRPMSDIDLLVKASDLSAVGKELASFDYKLEISRDNESHYRKQIHNFTLHVDVHTSLPYLSNSDLDDTMAQARQVKLNGIDALVLGPEDAIIYAGFDAVVGHARITQTVLSDIAMIICSQEIAAGKFDWPELIKRMKQYRLEAVLYFVLSEVIRQKYAVIPTEAFNAIKPVGKKSWELMLYRYLIKHRSDNDDVAPVLRALARPGRMGILSESFLPPADFMQRRYNVSPMISYVYYPFRFLSHLWRVSRLIFQVLRRAYLD, encoded by the coding sequence ATGCCAGTATTAAAACCGTTCCCTGAACAAGAACGCAATTGGGTAGTGGCCCGCAACGTCATTATTTACCGGGAATTGGAAAAGATACTGCCTGCTCTTGACAGGTCCGGGCTGAAAGCCATAGTTTTATCCGGCGCCGCGCTGGCGGCGACAGTTTACCCGGATATGAGTTACCGGCCCATGTCGGATATTGATTTACTGGTCAAAGCCTCCGATTTATCAGCCGTGGGAAAAGAACTGGCCAGTTTTGATTATAAGCTTGAAATAAGTCGGGATAATGAAAGTCATTACCGAAAACAAATCCATAATTTCACCCTGCACGTGGATGTGCATACCAGTCTGCCTTATTTAAGCAATAGTGATTTAGATGATACTATGGCCCAGGCCCGGCAGGTTAAGCTGAACGGAATTGATGCGTTGGTGCTTGGTCCCGAAGATGCAATCATATATGCCGGATTTGACGCCGTGGTTGGGCATGCCCGGATAACACAGACGGTACTGAGCGACATAGCTATGATTATCTGCTCCCAGGAAATCGCTGCCGGAAAATTCGACTGGCCGGAATTAATTAAGCGCATGAAACAATACCGGCTTGAAGCCGTTTTGTATTTTGTGCTATCGGAGGTCATCCGCCAGAAATATGCTGTTATCCCAACTGAGGCTTTCAATGCTATAAAACCTGTTGGTAAAAAATCCTGGGAATTAATGCTCTATCGGTACCTGATTAAACACCGGAGCGATAATGACGATGTCGCGCCTGTGCTTCGGGCGCTTGCCCGGCCGGGCAGGATGGGGATTCTAAGCGAATCATTCTTGCCTCCGGCTGATTTTATGCAGCGGAGGTATAATGTATCGCCGATGATTTCGTATGTGTATTACCCGTTTCGTTTCCTGAGCCACCTCTGGCGGGTCAGCCGGCTGATTTTTCAGGTGTTAAGGCGGGCTTATCTTGATTGA
- a CDS encoding radical SAM protein — MLKSILETIIEKAEKSLIPLSAHLEITRQCNLRCKHCYQIKSDCRPEMPTEKILNVIDELRNSGCLYLLISGGEPLVRQDFLDICRKAHKSNLAIHIATNGTLINNHIVAQLSKLNIMDVSLSIYGACPETHDRITGKDSSFKQTISAIELLKKYRLNPRLKFIMMRDNITEYESMIKISSQLAIPYDMDPLITPCDNGDKNPLECRLSDNELSEIYRKEYANMPAGPETNDNAGCSLGKSHCAINAYGDVYPCIQLPISAGNIMKQSFKDIWDNSKLFQEIRQYSNSRVDACKNCANKVYCRRCPGLAFVENGDILSASSETCRHALITSQSR, encoded by the coding sequence ATGCTAAAATCTATCCTAGAAACCATCATTGAAAAAGCCGAGAAATCTCTGATACCGTTGTCGGCCCATCTAGAAATAACCAGGCAGTGCAATCTCAGGTGCAAGCATTGTTACCAGATAAAATCTGACTGTCGTCCGGAAATGCCCACAGAAAAAATACTAAACGTTATCGACGAGCTGAGAAACTCCGGGTGCCTTTATCTATTAATAAGCGGCGGGGAGCCGTTGGTCCGCCAGGATTTCCTGGATATCTGCCGCAAGGCCCACAAATCCAATCTGGCCATTCACATCGCCACGAACGGCACACTCATAAACAACCACATTGTGGCTCAATTATCAAAGCTGAATATAATGGACGTATCCTTAAGCATTTATGGTGCTTGTCCCGAAACACATGACCGAATTACAGGCAAGGATAGCTCATTTAAACAAACCATAAGCGCGATAGAATTACTTAAGAAATACCGCTTAAACCCCAGGCTCAAATTTATCATGATGCGGGATAATATAACGGAATATGAATCTATGATAAAAATATCCAGCCAACTGGCCATACCATACGACATGGACCCGTTAATAACGCCCTGCGACAACGGAGACAAGAACCCTCTTGAATGCAGGCTGTCCGATAACGAGCTGAGTGAAATCTACCGCAAGGAATATGCAAATATGCCTGCCGGTCCGGAAACGAATGATAATGCCGGGTGCTCACTGGGCAAGTCGCACTGTGCCATCAACGCCTACGGCGATGTTTATCCCTGCATCCAGCTGCCAATATCGGCCGGTAATATCATGAAACAATCTTTCAAAGATATCTGGGACAATTCAAAGCTATTCCAAGAAATACGCCAATATTCAAATAGCCGCGTCGACGCCTGCAAAAACTGTGCTAACAAGGTTTATTGCCGCCGATGCCCGGGATTGGCCTTTGTGGAAAATGGCGATATCTTAAGCGCATCATCCGAGACATGCCGGCACGCCCTGATAACCAGTCAATCAAGATAA
- a CDS encoding PqqD family protein, giving the protein MNQNQIIERIADHPFQKIEDTTVIVDTKERMMHQLNDLGSRIWELLDKKKTFQELITLLAEEYEADIQIIRADAIKFLEDMSQKGLVRLD; this is encoded by the coding sequence ATGAACCAAAACCAGATAATCGAACGAATCGCCGATCACCCCTTCCAGAAAATAGAAGACACTACGGTTATCGTCGACACTAAAGAGCGGATGATGCACCAACTTAACGACCTGGGATCACGCATCTGGGAGCTCCTGGATAAAAAAAAGACCTTCCAGGAATTAATCACACTATTGGCTGAAGAATACGAAGCTGACATCCAAATTATCCGGGCGGATGCAATCAAATTTCTGGAAGACATGTCGCAAAAAGGGTTGGTCAGATTAGACTAA
- a CDS encoding S24/S26 family peptidase, with translation MRSSPDNLNHPHALEITGTSMKPFLQSGDYVLTENCLLSKAIPGDVVIANLANSEHRFCVHRLLWRTARLIMLKGDGISSFDCLRIGRDAEFSGRATYLLRNGQKITLKNNWANLFKLIISIYLIPWYLLRGR, from the coding sequence ATGCGGTCATCGCCTGATAATCTTAATCATCCGCATGCGCTGGAAATAACCGGCACCAGCATGAAGCCTTTCCTGCAGTCGGGTGACTATGTGCTAACCGAGAACTGCCTTCTGTCAAAGGCGATACCGGGCGATGTCGTTATTGCCAACCTGGCAAATTCAGAGCACCGATTCTGTGTCCACAGATTGCTCTGGCGGACAGCCCGACTGATAATGCTCAAAGGCGACGGTATTTCATCCTTTGATTGTTTGCGTATCGGCCGGGATGCCGAGTTCTCCGGAAGAGCGACGTACCTGTTAAGAAACGGACAGAAGATTACGCTCAAGAATAATTGGGCAAACTTATTTAAATTAATTATTTCTATATACCTTATCCCCTGGTATTTATTGAGAGGCCGGTAA
- a CDS encoding HEAT repeat domain-containing protein codes for MKPKIILAVIIIAGAGMVIGFTLFHNNKPFQPPKTSAEPANIPVISTAHSAEPTVSLNKNVSPVTAETPAPNNISPKPAQKPEQLFKSWRQAIIIKNPANIEQLSITINGMGAEAIPFLNELALDDDNERVRAFAVRSLGRMRRTDLMPLFINLLRNDSSEFVRTNAVWSLGNLGGADALAAIEKASTDDKSENIRTQAKETLNRLNSNNPK; via the coding sequence ATGAAACCGAAAATCATATTGGCCGTAATAATTATTGCAGGCGCCGGAATGGTCATCGGATTTACATTATTCCATAATAATAAACCGTTTCAACCGCCAAAAACATCTGCCGAACCGGCCAATATCCCGGTAATAAGCACGGCTCATTCCGCAGAACCAACAGTTTCGTTAAATAAGAATGTTTCTCCGGTAACCGCGGAAACGCCCGCCCCGAACAATATTTCCCCGAAACCTGCACAAAAACCGGAGCAATTATTCAAATCCTGGCGGCAGGCAATCATCATTAAAAATCCGGCTAATATCGAACAGTTGAGCATAACCATCAACGGCATGGGCGCGGAAGCCATTCCCTTCCTAAATGAACTGGCTCTAGACGACGATAATGAGCGGGTCAGAGCCTTTGCCGTCAGGTCACTGGGCCGGATGCGCCGGACCGACCTGATGCCGCTGTTTATAAACCTGCTCCGGAACGATTCCAGCGAGTTCGTCAGGACCAATGCGGTCTGGTCGCTGGGAAACCTGGGCGGTGCGGATGCATTAGCGGCCATTGAAAAGGCATCAACAGATGATAAATCGGAGAACATCCGCACTCAGGCAAAAGAAACCCTTAACCGCCTTAATTCGAATAATCCCAAATAA
- a CDS encoding DUF3187 family protein: protein MRLLLIVLIFIPLSLSAQEVINNPESVEPMSVPESIRMGPMMTSGNNLFHSLVLVPALESARLIEPDRGYISAGLNYDNSQFSKQSPDWLVDYDARLIEGFLDIRYGVSEEIEARVTITGGALFEDAHNLVLSKNSVSYLAGNRGIGPSDMIIGIKYNLTEPELGSAQQLSANALKVSLKMPVADKKDLLSSGGIDLAAAYLGTYQIDEATRVHYQVGYTITGTENVFSHNVNIDNLFFYGAGVSWLMLEDTAIIAQIQGNTTAYDSIKPLKANPLTIHTGMRYSEDGLLFTEGSLGFGLNDSSSGLILMFSVGTAF from the coding sequence ATGCGGTTATTACTTATCGTTTTAATATTCATTCCCCTGTCTTTATCAGCTCAGGAGGTGATAAACAATCCCGAGTCTGTCGAACCGATGTCGGTTCCGGAATCTATCCGGATGGGTCCGATGATGACCAGCGGCAATAACCTTTTCCATTCGCTGGTTTTAGTCCCGGCGCTGGAATCAGCCCGGTTAATCGAGCCGGACCGGGGATATATTTCTGCGGGACTGAACTATGATAACTCCCAATTCAGTAAACAGAGTCCCGACTGGCTGGTTGATTACGACGCCCGGCTGATCGAAGGATTCCTGGATATCCGCTACGGGGTATCGGAAGAAATCGAAGCCCGAGTTACGATTACCGGCGGCGCTTTATTTGAGGACGCACATAATTTAGTGCTGTCCAAAAATAGTGTTTCTTACCTTGCCGGCAACCGGGGCATCGGACCCAGCGATATGATTATAGGCATCAAGTATAATCTGACCGAACCGGAATTGGGTTCAGCCCAACAACTTTCCGCCAATGCGCTCAAGGTATCGCTAAAAATGCCTGTGGCCGATAAGAAGGACCTGCTCAGCTCCGGCGGGATTGACCTGGCCGCGGCTTATCTGGGCACTTACCAGATAGATGAAGCTACCCGGGTGCATTATCAGGTTGGCTATACCATCACCGGCACCGAAAACGTATTCAGCCATAATGTCAATATTGACAATCTATTCTTCTACGGAGCAGGCGTCAGCTGGCTGATGCTGGAAGATACCGCGATAATCGCCCAGATTCAGGGCAACACCACAGCTTACGATTCCATAAAACCGTTGAAGGCGAATCCCCTGACCATCCATACGGGTATGCGCTACAGCGAAGACGGGCTTTTATTCACCGAAGGCAGTCTCGGCTTCGGACTGAATGACAGTTCGTCCGGACTTATTCTTATGTTCAGCGTCGGCACGGCTTTTTAA
- a CDS encoding SDR family oxidoreductase produces MRLKDKVAIITGAASGIGAASAELFAKEGAKVTVADYNFKGAQEVADKINKQYKGQAIAVKVDITKNDEIDKMVEATSKAFGTVDILVNNAGINDFIPFPVLQEEDVAKIMDVNFTGAFRCIKAVLPFMTEKMYGKIINVTSVMSVIAGKGQNAYNASKGALKMLTQGMAYDLGCYGINVNAVGPGMVRTTLTKNLFANPDRVKWFEDKIPLGRLGVPEEIAPAILFLASDESKYMTGQTIFVDGGMIATR; encoded by the coding sequence ATGAGACTGAAAGACAAAGTGGCCATCATCACCGGCGCGGCTTCGGGCATCGGCGCGGCTTCGGCCGAGCTTTTCGCTAAGGAAGGCGCCAAGGTTACCGTGGCCGATTACAACTTCAAGGGCGCACAGGAAGTCGCTGACAAAATCAATAAACAATATAAAGGCCAGGCCATTGCTGTCAAGGTCGATATCACCAAGAACGATGAGATAGACAAAATGGTCGAAGCCACCTCCAAGGCGTTTGGCACGGTTGATATTCTGGTCAACAACGCCGGCATCAACGATTTTATTCCCTTCCCGGTGCTCCAGGAAGAGGACGTGGCCAAGATAATGGATGTCAATTTCACGGGCGCGTTTCGTTGCATCAAGGCGGTTCTGCCTTTCATGACCGAAAAGATGTACGGCAAGATTATCAACGTCACTTCGGTCATGTCGGTCATCGCCGGCAAGGGCCAGAACGCTTATAACGCTTCCAAAGGCGCGTTGAAGATGCTCACCCAGGGCATGGCTTACGATCTGGGCTGTTACGGCATCAACGTCAACGCCGTCGGGCCGGGCATGGTCCGGACCACGCTGACCAAAAACCTGTTTGCTAACCCGGACCGGGTCAAGTGGTTCGAGGATAAGATACCGCTCGGACGGCTGGGCGTGCCCGAGGAAATTGCTCCGGCCATACTATTTTTGGCTTCGGATGAATCAAAATATATGACCGGCCAGACCATATTCGTGGACGGAGGAATGATAGCGACCAGATAG
- a CDS encoding SCP2 sterol-binding domain-containing protein has translation MATVKELVEGLPGMFNSARAKGYNRNIMLNITGAEAGMWWLEIKNQQCTVHPGKMENAKLILEMESGDFIGYFTGKIQPMDLVRSKKMKFTGPMTEGIAFNAIWNIPVVPQ, from the coding sequence ATGGCGACTGTAAAAGAATTGGTTGAAGGACTGCCCGGAATGTTTAACTCAGCCCGGGCCAAGGGTTATAACCGCAACATCATGCTCAACATCACCGGCGCCGAAGCCGGAATGTGGTGGCTGGAAATCAAGAACCAGCAGTGCACCGTTCATCCGGGCAAGATGGAAAACGCCAAGCTGATTCTGGAGATGGAAAGCGGCGATTTCATAGGTTATTTCACCGGCAAAATCCAGCCGATGGACCTGGTCCGTTCCAAGAAGATGAAATTCACCGGCCCGATGACCGAAGGCATCGCCTTCAACGCCATCTGGAATATTCCGGTTGTTCCGCAATAA